Proteins co-encoded in one Arachis hypogaea cultivar Tifrunner chromosome 13, arahy.Tifrunner.gnm2.J5K5, whole genome shotgun sequence genomic window:
- the LOC112737285 gene encoding uncharacterized protein yields MSLGSLTCLYVISLLPTLTISPIGQSFSAHLQRVILRLGFGLGFPNRHFLTHLAAMDAQRALLDELMGSARNLTEEERKGYKEVTWDDKEVCGFYMVRFCPHDLFVNTRSDLGPCPRIHDPKLKESFENSPRHDAFVPKFEADLAQFCEKLVMDLDRRVRRGRERLAQEVEPAPAPPLTTEKSEQLSVLEEKIKNLLEQVESLGEAGKVDEAEALMRKVDALNVEKTALTQPQNDKVLMLGQEKKMALCEICGSFLVANDAAERTQSHITGKQHVGYGMVRDFISEYKAAKEKAVEEERLAREKEAEERRKQREKDHERRRRSDSSDRDRHRDKDRDRDRDRYRDRDLDRERSRELDGRGNRDGGRGMDSRLRNGRNGGRDRYHNKSRSRSPVRHNYRRHS; encoded by the exons ATGAGTCTTGGTTCTTTAACTTGTCTTTACGTAATCAGTCTTTTGCCAACCCTAACAATTTCCCCAATCGGCCAATCTTTCTCTGCTCATCTACAGAGAGTCATCCTTCGTTTGGGATTCGGATTAGGGTTTCCCAATCGCCACTTTCTCACTCATCTTGCAGCCATGGATGCTCAGAGAGCTCTTCTTGACGAACTCATGGGTTCAG CTCGCAACTTGACGGAGGAAGAGAGGAAAGGATACAAAGAAGTGACGTGGGACGATAAGGAAGTGTGTGGATTCTACATGGTGCGGTTTTGCCCTCACGATCTCTTTGTCAACACTCGCAGCGATCTTG GACCTTGCCCAAGAATACATGATCCGAAGTTGAAAGAAAG CTTTGAGAATTCCCCAAGACATGATGCATTCGTACCCAAATTTGAAGCTGACCTTGCTCAGTTCTGTGAGAAATTG GTAATGGACTTGGATAGAAGAGTAAGACGTGGGCGAGAACGTCTTGCTCAAGAGGTGGAGCCAGCACCAGCGCCTCCATTGACAACTGAAAAGTCTGAACAGCTATCCGTGCTGGAGGAGAAGATAAAGAATCTTCTGGAACAAGTTGAATCTTTAGGTGAAGCTGGGAAGGTTGATGAAGCTGAAGCTCTTATGAGGAAG GTGGATGCACTCAATGTTGAGAAAACGGCATTAACACAGCCTCAAAATGATAAGGTGTTGATGCTTGGTCAGGAGAAGAAGATGGCACTATGTGAGATATGTGGTTCTTTTCTTGTGGCAAATGATGCTGCAGAAAGGACTCAGTCCCATATTACTGGGAAGCAACATGTTGGTTATGGCATGGTTCGCGATTTCATATCCGAATACAAG GCTGCCAAAGAGAAGGCTGTTGAAGAAGAAAGATTAGCCCGGGAAAAAGAGGCAGAAGAGCGAAGGAAACAGAGGGAGAAGGATCATGAGAGAAGACGACGAAGTGATTCAAGTGATAGGGACAGGCATCGGGATAAAGATCGAGATAGGGACAGGGATAGGTACAGAGATAGAGACCTAGATCGTGAAAGGTCTCGGGAGCTGGATGGTAGAGGTAATCGAGATGGGGGAAGGGGCATGGATTCTAGGTTGAGGAATGGAAGAAATGGAGGCAGAGACAGGTACCACAACAAAAGCAGGTCACGCTCCCCCGTTAGGCACAACTACAGGCGGCACTCCTGA
- the LOC112737288 gene encoding cell number regulator 6, translated as MAERKQSSYVKLGKDHGPLVDITPGELNQPIEVPQLAVRKCPECRQPLPESYSPPADEPWTTGIFGCTEDKESCLTGLFCPCVLFGRNVESLREDTPWTGPCLCHAIFVEGGISLAIATLAANSLVPGIDPGTVFLVCEGLFFTWWMCGIYTGQVRQTLQKKYHLKDSPCNACCVHCCLHWCALCQEHREMKGRLSDDLFSEMTIVNPPPAQEMTTSTHTDDDHKENPEASSANNGEHEHTHLEMQAI; from the exons ATGGCGGAAAGGAAGCAATCGAGTTATGTGAAGCTGGGAAAAGATCATGGGCCTCTCGTTGATATCACTCCTGGCGAGCTCAATCAGCCAATTGAGGTTCCTCAG TTGGCTGTTCGCAAGTGCCCTGAATGTAGACAGCCACTACCCGAAAGCTATTCGCCTCCGGCAGATGAACCTTGGACGACTGGGATCTTTGGATGCACTGAAGATAAGGAAAGTT GCTTGACAGGGCTGTTTTGTCCTTGTGTGTTATTTGGGCGCAATGTAGAAAGCTTGAGGGAAGACACGCCTTGGACTGGGCCATGCTTGTGTCATGCCATTTTTGTTGAAGGTGGCATTTCGTTGGCCATAGCAACTTTAGCTGCAAATTCCCTCGTTCCTGGTATTGATCCAGGGACAGTATTCCTTGTTTGCGAGGGTTTATTCTTTACATGGTGGATGTGTGGCATTTACACTGGTCAAGTTCGGCAAACCTTGCAGAAGAAATATCACTTGAAG GACTCGCCTTGCAATGCATGTTGCGTGCACTGCTGCTTGCACTGGTGCGCCTTGTGTCAGGAGCACAGGGAGATGAAAGGCCGGCTCTCGGATGATCTTTTCTCGGAGATGACCATCGTAAACCCTCCTCCAGCGCAAGAGATGACCACTTCTACTCATACCGATGATGATCACAAGGAAAATCCCGAAGCATCTTCGGCTAACAATGGCGAGCACGAGCATACTCATTTAGAAATGCAGGCTATATAG
- the LOC112737287 gene encoding peroxisomal membrane protein 11B: MNDTVDKLVIFLAKRDGIDKLVKTFQYVSKLVNYHVESTDSDMAKRFKNWEVASGLSRKAFRTGRFLTGFNALRRNPGSSNTLRLLAVLGNAGEMVYFFFDHFLWLSRIGTIDAKLAKKMSFISAFGESVGYIFFIIGDFILMRQGLKEEMKLKRRIRNSNDNSKNDDKESKEEVEELKKRVQKIKGDRVMRLMAVAANVADLFIAVAEIEPNPFCNHTITLGISGLVSAWAGWYRNWPS; encoded by the coding sequence ATGAATGACACAGTAGACAAACTTGTGATCTTCCTAGCAAAGAGAGATGGCATAGACAAGCTTGTGAAGACATTCCAATATGTCTCAAAGCTTGTAAACTACCATGTTGAATCCACAGACTCTGACATGGCTAAGAGGTTCAAGAACTGGGAAGTTGCATCAGGACTAAGCCGAAAAGCCTTTCGAACCGGAAGGTTCTTAACCGGCTTCAACGCTCTACGGCGAAATCCAGGTTCATCAAACACTCTAAGGCTACTAGCAGTTCTTGGAAATGCTGGTGAGATGGTTTACTTCTTCTTTGACCATTTTCTTTGGCTTTCAAGGATTGGAACCATTGATGCAAAGTTGGCAAAGAAGATGAGTTTCATTTCAGCATTTGGTGAATCAGTAGGGTACATATTCTTCATCATTGGTGACTTCATTTTGATGAGACAAGGTTTGAAGGAAGAGATGAAGCTGAAGAGGAGAATAAGAAACAGCAATGATAATAGTAAGAATGATGATAAAGAATcaaaagaagaagtagaagaattgaagaaaagGGTTCAGAAGATAAAAGGTGACAGAGTAATGAGGCTAATGGCAGTGGCAGCAAATGTTGCAGATTTGTTCATAGCAGTTGCTGAAATTGAACCAAATCCATTTTGTAATCACACAATCACACTTGGTATTAGTGGTTTGGTTTCTGCTTGGGCTGGTTGGTATAGAAATTGGCCTTCATAA